One Chitinophaga parva DNA segment encodes these proteins:
- a CDS encoding carboxylate-amine ligase, whose translation MSKNFTLGIEEEYMVLDPTTRELRSHEQSIVEQAHKVIKDQVKAEMHQAVVEVGTRICYNIDEALQDITLLRQTIAQIAGDLGYGIGASGTHPFSKWEMQLITDHPRYFEIVNEMQDAARSNLIFGLHVHVGMESRQMALHIANSVRYFLPHVFALSTNSPFWEGRNTGFKSFRTKVFDKFPRTGIPDFFESIEEYDNYIKLLIKTNCIDNAKKIWWDLRVHPFFDTIEFRVCDVPLTVRETITITALFQAICAKIYKLRMHNLNFIIYNRALVNENKWRASRYGLDGQLIDFGKEMEVNTRALIYELLDFIDDVVDELGSRHIINNVRDILETGTGADAQLAVFQETQHLPAVVDFIQAKFLEGY comes from the coding sequence ATGTCTAAAAATTTCACCCTCGGTATAGAGGAAGAATATATGGTACTGGACCCCACCACCCGCGAGCTGCGCTCCCATGAGCAAAGCATCGTGGAGCAGGCCCACAAAGTGATCAAAGACCAGGTAAAGGCAGAAATGCACCAGGCCGTGGTGGAAGTAGGCACCCGCATCTGCTACAATATTGACGAAGCGCTGCAGGACATCACCCTGCTGCGCCAGACCATTGCCCAGATAGCGGGCGATCTTGGTTACGGTATAGGCGCCTCCGGCACCCACCCCTTTTCCAAGTGGGAAATGCAGCTCATCACCGATCATCCGCGCTATTTTGAGATCGTAAATGAAATGCAGGACGCCGCCCGCTCTAACCTGATCTTTGGCCTGCATGTGCACGTGGGCATGGAAAGCCGGCAAATGGCCCTGCACATCGCTAATTCCGTGCGCTACTTCCTGCCACACGTATTTGCCCTGAGCACCAACAGCCCTTTCTGGGAGGGCCGCAACACCGGCTTCAAATCCTTCCGTACCAAGGTGTTCGACAAGTTTCCGCGCACCGGCATCCCCGACTTTTTTGAAAGCATTGAAGAATACGATAACTACATCAAACTACTGATCAAGACCAATTGTATAGACAATGCCAAGAAGATATGGTGGGACCTGCGCGTGCACCCTTTCTTTGATACCATTGAGTTCCGCGTGTGCGATGTGCCACTCACCGTGCGCGAAACCATCACCATCACGGCCCTGTTCCAGGCCATCTGCGCCAAGATCTACAAACTGCGCATGCACAACCTGAACTTCATCATCTACAACCGTGCACTGGTGAACGAGAACAAATGGAGGGCCTCCCGCTATGGCCTGGATGGCCAGCTGATAGACTTCGGCAAAGAAATGGAAGTGAACACCCGCGCCCTCATCTACGAGCTGCTGGACTTCATAGACGACGTGGTGGATGAACTGGGCAGCCGCCACATCATCAACAACGTGCGCGACATCCTCGAAACCGGCACCGGCGCTGACGCCCAGCTGGCCGTATTCCAGGAAACCCAGCACCTCCCGGCCGTAGTGGATTTTATCCAGGCCAAATTCCTGGAAGGATATTGA
- a CDS encoding ATP-grasp domain-containing protein — protein sequence MKKIGILFGQENTFPQALVAKINSKHAEGITAELVKIDQLAQGADSGYAVIIDRISQDVPFYRAYLKNAALGGTAVINNPFWWSADEKFFNNALATKLGVPVPRTALLPSYALPENTAHESFRNLVYPFHWDAIFEYVGFPAYMKPFAGGGWKNVYKLWDKADFYEKHKETGQLVMMLQEEIIFDSYFRVYVIGGDQVRIMHYEPRNEPAKRYDANYDVDAALLARIEEYAIKLNQYLGYDFNTVEFAVRDGIPYAIDFCNPAPDADVHSVGQENFDWVVETAANYAIARAQAQVPGQDNLTWGHYLRDAVGRVQLSTEAPATGPKKAPARKAAAPKTKTSEALFAEPTPAADGGESAPIEAFELPKAAKKAAPPKKAAAAKPKTAKAVKEKTEKVTRKKK from the coding sequence ATGAAAAAAATCGGCATTCTCTTCGGACAGGAAAACACCTTCCCCCAGGCGCTGGTGGCGAAGATCAACAGCAAACATGCAGAGGGCATTACTGCTGAACTGGTAAAAATTGACCAACTGGCGCAAGGCGCAGATAGCGGCTACGCAGTGATCATCGACCGCATTTCACAGGACGTGCCTTTTTACCGGGCTTACCTGAAGAATGCAGCCCTGGGCGGCACCGCGGTGATCAATAATCCCTTCTGGTGGAGCGCGGATGAGAAATTCTTTAACAATGCCCTGGCCACCAAGCTGGGTGTGCCCGTGCCCCGCACTGCCCTCCTGCCCTCGTACGCCCTGCCGGAGAATACCGCCCATGAATCCTTCCGCAACCTGGTGTACCCTTTTCACTGGGACGCCATTTTTGAATACGTGGGCTTCCCCGCTTACATGAAACCCTTTGCCGGCGGGGGCTGGAAGAATGTGTACAAGCTGTGGGATAAAGCGGACTTCTACGAAAAACATAAGGAAACCGGCCAGTTAGTAATGATGCTGCAGGAGGAGATCATCTTCGACAGTTATTTCCGGGTATACGTGATCGGTGGAGACCAGGTACGCATCATGCACTATGAGCCGCGCAACGAACCGGCCAAACGCTATGATGCCAATTACGACGTGGATGCCGCGCTGCTGGCCAGGATAGAAGAATACGCCATCAAGCTCAATCAATACCTGGGTTACGATTTTAATACCGTGGAATTTGCCGTGCGCGATGGCATTCCCTACGCCATTGATTTCTGCAACCCTGCACCGGATGCGGACGTACACTCCGTGGGCCAGGAAAACTTTGACTGGGTGGTGGAAACCGCCGCTAATTACGCCATTGCCCGCGCCCAGGCACAAGTGCCCGGCCAGGACAACCTGACCTGGGGCCACTACCTGCGCGATGCTGTGGGCCGCGTACAGCTCTCCACCGAAGCGCCCGCCACCGGTCCTAAAAAAGCGCCCGCCAGGAAAGCGGCGGCTCCTAAAACCAAGACCAGCGAAGCCCTTTTTGCAGAGCCCACACCGGCTGCCGATGGCGGTGAAAGCGCACCCATAGAGGCTTTTGAACTGCCCAAGGCTGCTAAAAAAGCAGCCCCGCCCAAAAAAGCCGCTGCTGCCAAACCTAAAACAGCCAAAGCAGTAAAGGAGAAAACCGAGAAGGTGACCAGGAAGAAGAAATAG